The Virgibacillus sp. MSP4-1 genome has a segment encoding these proteins:
- a CDS encoding NFACT family protein: MSFDGVVTRAVVDELSTKLTSGRILKIYQPTSTELVMTVRSHGENHKLLLSVHPSYARIHLTSESLTNPKEPPMFCMLLRKYLAGGFIEKIEQINMERIIAFRIYSKDEIGDITSKTLMVEIMGKHSNIMLVDDDKKVILDSMKHISPAQNRHRTILPGQPYVFPPEQNKLHPLEIDGERFIKKLDFNQGKLDQQMVHTLMGISPMIAKELQHRAHLGSAQKYQEAFERFQKDLREHNYTPVIYQGSKEQFYVFLLDSLPNEQITFSSVSEMLDAYYRGKAERDRVKQQTADIYRLLKNERDKNKRKIKKHQQTLKKAEEADHYQKLGELLTANMHLVKTGDTVVKVVDYYDPDQSELEIELNPNKTPSENAQSLFQTYQKLKKSKQVVTTEIDRAKDEIQYLEQLMQQLETAREQDLEEIREELQEQGYIRKRAKKSKKKQNQKPQLDEYEAADGTLILVGRNNKQNEYLTNRLANKDEIWLHAKDIPGSHVVIRTQNPSQETIEEAAELAAFYSKSKMSSTVPIDYTQVKHVRKPSGAKPGYVIYDHQKTVYVTPDERKVNQMKRSQT, translated from the coding sequence ATGTCATTTGATGGAGTTGTAACACGAGCCGTTGTTGATGAATTATCAACAAAGCTAACGAGCGGCCGAATACTGAAAATTTATCAGCCAACCAGCACTGAATTAGTGATGACTGTGCGTAGCCACGGAGAAAATCATAAGCTTCTCCTGTCTGTACACCCCAGTTACGCCCGTATACATTTAACCAGTGAATCCCTGACCAATCCTAAGGAACCACCAATGTTCTGTATGCTGTTAAGAAAGTATCTGGCAGGTGGATTTATTGAGAAGATTGAACAAATAAACATGGAGCGTATCATAGCCTTTCGGATTTACAGTAAGGATGAAATTGGGGACATAACAAGCAAAACTCTTATGGTGGAAATCATGGGCAAACATAGCAATATCATGCTGGTGGATGACGATAAAAAAGTGATTTTAGACAGCATGAAGCATATTTCACCTGCTCAGAACCGTCATCGTACGATATTACCAGGACAGCCCTATGTCTTTCCTCCTGAGCAGAATAAGCTTCACCCATTAGAAATTGATGGTGAAAGATTTATAAAAAAACTGGATTTTAATCAAGGAAAGCTGGATCAGCAAATGGTTCATACTTTAATGGGGATTTCTCCAATGATAGCAAAGGAGTTACAGCACCGTGCCCACCTGGGTTCCGCCCAGAAGTACCAGGAGGCTTTTGAGAGGTTTCAAAAGGATTTAAGGGAACACAACTATACACCTGTCATTTATCAGGGAAGCAAAGAGCAATTTTATGTGTTTTTACTTGATTCACTCCCTAACGAACAAATCACCTTTTCTTCTGTCAGCGAAATGCTGGATGCCTACTACAGGGGAAAAGCTGAACGGGACCGGGTCAAACAGCAGACAGCGGATATTTACCGACTCCTGAAAAATGAGCGGGACAAAAACAAACGTAAAATTAAGAAACATCAGCAGACGTTGAAAAAAGCCGAAGAGGCCGATCACTATCAGAAGCTCGGGGAGTTATTAACAGCGAATATGCACCTTGTGAAAACAGGGGATACAGTTGTTAAGGTGGTTGATTACTACGATCCGGACCAATCCGAACTGGAAATTGAACTGAATCCGAATAAAACACCAAGTGAAAATGCACAGAGTCTATTCCAGACCTATCAGAAGCTGAAGAAATCAAAACAGGTTGTAACTACGGAAATAGACAGGGCCAAAGACGAAATTCAATATTTAGAGCAGTTAATGCAACAGTTAGAAACTGCACGGGAACAGGATTTAGAGGAAATACGTGAGGAACTGCAGGAACAGGGTTATATCAGGAAAAGAGCTAAGAAATCTAAGAAAAAACAAAACCAGAAGCCCCAACTGGATGAATACGAAGCCGCAGATGGTACACTCATTCTAGTCGGACGCAACAATAAACAAAATGAATATTTAACGAATCGACTGGCCAATAAAGACGAGATATGGCTGCACGCCAAGGATATACCTGGATCCCATGTCGTTATTCGAACGCAAAATCCAAGTCAGGAGACCATTGAAGAGGCAGCTGAACTGGCTGCTTTTTACAGCAAATCAAAAATGTCTTCTACCGTTCCGATTGATTATACACAGGTTAAGCATGTACGTAAGCCATCAGGTGCCAAACCCGGATATGTTATCTATGACCATCAGAAGACCGTTTATGTGACCCCTGATGAGCGAAAGGTTAATCAGATGAAAAGAAGTCAGACATAA
- a CDS encoding calcium-translocating P-type ATPase, SERCA-type: protein MKWYTKNQKQIEAYLQTNAGHGLSEKQAQERLRQHGANEIAEQDTVSRIYLFVQQFKDFMVLVLLGATLISGLLGEYIDAIAIMAIVLLNGLLGYFQEQKAEKSMAKLKELSAPVATVLQDGVWVNKTSREIVPGDIVKVKTGERISADLRLLDVNGLEIEESVLTGESIPAVKNEEPIPNENVELGDQHNMAFSGTLVTRGSGRGVVVATGMSTAMGQIASMLSSTERLPTPLERKLEELGKILIVGAILLTIAVALLGIYQGHPIYHMFLAGVSLAVAAIPEGLPAIVTVALSLGVQRMIKRKAVVRKLSAVETLGSASVVCSDKTGTLTQNQMTVQQIYVPKQHYFVTGKGYHPKGKFYLNRKKVDPLSTSALSQLLKNTLLCSHAEILKTIGRVQIDGDPTEGALVVAAEKAGLSRQNLHGIKVIHEIPFDSARKLMTVVVEDEKGKRFVISKGAPDVLLKRTSWIQEGSERRPFTPKREKHIHHMMERMTNEALRTIAVCVKELDPSENAKDFQLENHLTFTGLFGLMDPPREEAAEAIETCRQAGVKTVMITGDHVNTGQAVARQLNLLPPHGKVLDGYQLSQMSDEELEAIIPEVYVFARVSPEHKLRIVKAFQNRGHVVAMTGDGVNDAPAIKASDIGISMGKGGTDVTKEASSLILMDDHFATIKSAIEEGRNIYENIRKFIRYLLASNVGEILVMLFAMMLAMPLPLVPVQILWVNLVTDGLPALALGLDQPEKDVMKRPPRSQKESVFARGLGFKIVSRGFLIGLVTLIAFIFAYQKSPDHLAYAQTVAFVTLVMAQLIHVFDCRSDYSVFSRNPLGNLYLAGAVISSILLLLAVIYFEPLQPIFHTVELPLTEWVYILALSAIPTFIWMPSGKEKNHSIHG, encoded by the coding sequence GTGAAGTGGTATACGAAAAATCAAAAACAAATAGAAGCATATTTACAGACAAATGCAGGCCATGGACTATCGGAAAAACAAGCACAGGAGCGTTTAAGACAACACGGTGCAAATGAAATTGCTGAACAGGATACTGTCTCCAGAATCTACTTGTTTGTCCAGCAATTTAAAGATTTTATGGTGCTTGTTTTACTTGGAGCAACTCTGATCTCTGGTTTACTGGGCGAATATATCGATGCTATTGCCATTATGGCTATTGTTCTTCTAAATGGTCTTTTAGGCTATTTTCAGGAGCAGAAGGCTGAAAAATCAATGGCAAAATTAAAAGAATTATCCGCTCCGGTTGCCACAGTATTACAAGATGGCGTCTGGGTCAATAAAACAAGTCGTGAAATTGTTCCCGGGGACATCGTAAAAGTGAAAACAGGCGAGAGAATCAGTGCGGACCTTCGTTTGCTGGATGTAAATGGACTTGAAATAGAGGAATCCGTTTTAACCGGGGAATCGATTCCTGCGGTTAAGAATGAAGAGCCTATTCCAAATGAAAATGTTGAGCTTGGCGATCAGCATAATATGGCCTTTTCCGGTACATTAGTGACCAGAGGAAGCGGAAGGGGAGTCGTTGTTGCTACTGGAATGTCAACGGCGATGGGACAGATTGCTTCGATGCTGTCTTCCACAGAGCGACTACCAACCCCTCTCGAGAGAAAGCTTGAGGAACTGGGAAAGATCCTTATTGTCGGTGCCATTCTATTAACTATTGCTGTTGCCCTGTTAGGAATTTATCAGGGACACCCAATTTATCACATGTTTTTAGCGGGCGTCTCCTTAGCTGTTGCCGCAATCCCTGAAGGACTTCCGGCTATCGTAACGGTTGCGCTGTCCTTAGGGGTACAGCGGATGATTAAGCGAAAAGCTGTCGTTCGCAAGCTGTCAGCGGTTGAAACTCTGGGGTCAGCATCCGTTGTGTGTTCAGATAAAACGGGTACCCTGACCCAGAATCAAATGACTGTACAACAGATATATGTACCAAAGCAGCACTATTTTGTTACAGGAAAGGGTTATCACCCTAAAGGAAAGTTCTATCTCAATCGCAAGAAAGTTGATCCATTAAGCACGAGCGCTTTGAGTCAATTACTGAAGAACACCCTTTTATGCAGCCATGCTGAAATTTTAAAAACGATCGGCCGTGTTCAAATTGATGGAGATCCTACTGAAGGTGCATTGGTGGTTGCGGCAGAAAAAGCAGGTTTATCCCGACAAAATCTTCATGGGATAAAAGTCATTCATGAGATTCCGTTTGATTCGGCCAGGAAGCTTATGACGGTTGTTGTAGAAGACGAAAAAGGGAAAAGGTTTGTTATTTCTAAAGGGGCTCCTGATGTATTGCTAAAACGGACAAGCTGGATACAGGAGGGGAGTGAAAGACGCCCCTTTACACCTAAAAGGGAAAAGCATATTCATCACATGATGGAAAGAATGACGAATGAAGCTTTGCGGACAATTGCTGTCTGTGTTAAAGAACTTGACCCTTCAGAAAATGCAAAGGACTTTCAACTGGAAAATCATTTAACCTTTACAGGATTATTTGGTTTGATGGATCCACCTCGGGAGGAAGCAGCAGAAGCAATAGAAACCTGCCGACAAGCCGGTGTAAAAACGGTGATGATCACCGGCGATCACGTAAATACGGGACAGGCAGTTGCCCGACAATTGAACCTGCTCCCCCCTCATGGAAAAGTTTTAGATGGATACCAATTAAGTCAGATGTCCGATGAGGAACTGGAAGCCATTATTCCTGAGGTGTATGTCTTTGCCCGTGTTTCCCCTGAGCATAAATTAAGAATCGTCAAAGCCTTTCAAAATCGTGGTCATGTTGTAGCCATGACAGGGGATGGTGTCAATGATGCGCCTGCCATAAAAGCGAGCGATATTGGAATAAGTATGGGAAAAGGCGGGACAGATGTCACAAAGGAAGCCTCCTCGCTTATTTTAATGGACGATCATTTTGCGACCATAAAATCTGCCATAGAAGAAGGACGCAATATTTATGAAAATATCAGGAAATTTATCCGTTATCTACTAGCTTCCAATGTAGGAGAAATTCTTGTGATGCTGTTTGCCATGATGCTTGCTATGCCTCTTCCATTGGTGCCAGTTCAAATTCTATGGGTGAATTTAGTAACAGATGGCCTGCCTGCACTTGCCTTAGGTCTGGACCAGCCTGAGAAAGATGTAATGAAACGTCCACCTCGAAGCCAGAAGGAAAGTGTATTCGCCAGAGGACTCGGTTTTAAAATTGTAAGCAGAGGTTTTTTAATTGGTCTGGTCACATTAATCGCCTTTATTTTTGCCTATCAAAAAAGTCCCGATCATTTAGCCTATGCCCAGACGGTAGCCTTTGTCACTTTAGTAATGGCCCAGCTTATTCATGTATTCGATTGCCGATCGGATTATTCGGTCTTTTCACGTAATCCATTGGGTAATCTTTATCTGGCAGGAGCAGTGATATCCTCGATTCTGCTTTTACTGGCTGTTATTTATTTTGAACCTCTGCAGCCAATTTTTCATACAGTAGAGTTGCCTCTGACCGAATGGGTTTATATTCTGGCATTAAGCGCTATACCAACCTTTATCTGGATGCCTTCAGGAAAGGAAAAAAATCATTCGATTCATGGCTGA
- a CDS encoding YicC/YloC family endoribonuclease: protein MVKSMTGYGREIAAIGETRITVEVRTVNHRFLDLSIKMPKMLLYIEEKMKEQARLFFSRGRIDVMVSIEGEGLVNRNINIDWDLLDQYIEKLSSIQNHYQLSGSVRVQDILKLEDAFSIVEQENTSSNFEDVLLRTCDTACKKALEMREHEGNALYNDLKQRIQFVQTVVQRLEKQRDIIMEEYRQRIRQRMEEYLNEELHDERKMMQEVALLAEKGDITEEVTRLFSHIHQFLSTLEQVDEPIGRKLDFIVQEMHREVNTIGSKSNDGDLSQWVVSIKSEVEKLKEQIQNVE, encoded by the coding sequence TTGGTTAAGAGTATGACAGGCTACGGTAGAGAAATCGCTGCAATAGGGGAAACAAGAATTACAGTAGAAGTGCGCACAGTTAATCATCGTTTTTTAGACCTGTCAATTAAAATGCCAAAGATGCTTCTGTATATTGAAGAGAAAATGAAGGAACAGGCCAGATTATTCTTTTCACGTGGTCGGATTGATGTCATGGTGTCAATAGAAGGGGAAGGCCTGGTTAATCGGAACATTAACATTGATTGGGATTTATTGGATCAATATATTGAGAAGCTGTCCTCCATACAGAATCATTATCAGCTGTCCGGATCTGTTCGTGTACAGGATATTCTGAAGCTTGAGGATGCGTTTTCTATTGTGGAACAGGAAAATACCAGTAGTAATTTTGAAGATGTATTACTCCGCACCTGTGATACTGCCTGCAAAAAAGCGTTGGAAATGAGAGAACATGAAGGGAACGCTCTTTATAATGATTTAAAGCAGCGCATTCAATTTGTACAAACGGTTGTGCAAAGGCTGGAGAAACAGCGGGATATCATAATGGAAGAATATCGTCAGCGCATTCGTCAGAGAATGGAAGAGTACTTGAATGAAGAGCTTCATGATGAGCGCAAAATGATGCAGGAGGTGGCCTTGCTGGCTGAAAAGGGGGATATCACAGAAGAAGTTACAAGGCTTTTTAGTCATATCCACCAATTCTTGTCAACGTTGGAGCAGGTTGATGAACCAATCGGAAGGAAGCTTGATTTTATTGTCCAGGAAATGCATCGGGAGGTCAATACGATAGGTTCGAAATCAAATGACGGTGATTTATCACAATGGGTTGTAAGTATTAAAAGTGAAGTCGAAAAGCTTAAAGAACAAATCCAGAATGTTGAATAA
- the remA gene encoding extracellular matrix/biofilm regulator RemA translates to MSLKLINIGFGNVVSANRIISIVSPESAPVKRIITVARDNNKLIDATYGRRTRAVIVADSDHVILSAVQPETVGQRVISNDDMSDEG, encoded by the coding sequence TTGAGTTTAAAATTAATTAATATCGGCTTTGGGAATGTTGTATCAGCAAATCGGATTATTTCCATTGTTTCACCAGAATCAGCGCCTGTTAAGCGTATTATAACGGTTGCGAGAGACAATAATAAATTGATAGATGCTACATATGGAAGACGTACACGTGCAGTCATCGTTGCAGATAGTGATCATGTCATCCTTTCTGCAGTTCAACCAGAAACAGTTGGTCAACGTGTTATTAGTAATGATGACATGTCGGATGAAGGCTAG
- the gmk gene encoding guanylate kinase, protein MIENKGILFVLSGPSGVGKGTVRKALFDQSTDLQYSISVTTRKPRNGEKHGVDYFFHEKDEVEKMIEESKLLEWAEYVGNYYGTPREYVEQTLESGKDVFLEIEVQGALQVKENFPEGVFIFLFPPSLDELKNRIVNRGTETEELVRNRLLAAKEEIEMMEAYDYVVINDTVSHAVEKINSIVQAEHCKRERIAEEYKKALESDIE, encoded by the coding sequence GTGATTGAGAATAAAGGTATACTTTTTGTTTTATCTGGCCCATCAGGAGTCGGAAAAGGCACAGTAAGAAAAGCGTTATTTGATCAGTCAACAGATTTGCAATATTCGATTTCTGTTACAACACGTAAGCCAAGAAATGGGGAAAAACACGGTGTTGACTACTTCTTTCATGAAAAAGATGAAGTAGAGAAAATGATTGAAGAGAGTAAGCTGCTTGAGTGGGCAGAATACGTCGGAAATTACTATGGTACCCCAAGAGAATACGTGGAACAGACACTTGAATCAGGGAAGGATGTATTCCTTGAAATCGAAGTTCAGGGTGCTCTGCAGGTAAAAGAAAATTTTCCAGAGGGGGTCTTTATTTTCCTGTTCCCGCCTAGTCTGGATGAACTGAAAAATCGTATTGTAAACAGGGGCACAGAAACAGAGGAGCTGGTTCGAAACCGGCTGTTAGCTGCTAAAGAAGAAATAGAAATGATGGAAGCCTATGATTATGTCGTGATTAATGATACAGTAAGTCATGCTGTAGAAAAAATAAATTCCATTGTTCAGGCAGAGCATTGTAAAAGAGAACGAATTGCCGAAGAATATAAAAAAGCATTGGAGAGTGATATAGAATGA
- the rpoZ gene encoding DNA-directed RNA polymerase subunit omega — translation MMLEPSVDELLEKINSKYALVILSAKRARELQFTDDPMIEEVKSNKLVGTALEEIRAEKLETANHDYE, via the coding sequence ATGATGTTGGAACCTTCTGTGGATGAATTGCTTGAAAAAATCAATTCAAAATATGCCTTAGTTATTCTGTCGGCTAAACGTGCGAGAGAATTACAATTTACGGATGATCCGATGATTGAAGAGGTGAAATCCAATAAATTAGTCGGGACTGCCCTGGAAGAAATTCGTGCCGAAAAACTTGAAACGGCTAACCATGACTATGAATAA
- the coaBC gene encoding bifunctional phosphopantothenoylcysteine decarboxylase/phosphopantothenate--cysteine ligase CoaBC translates to MLKGKKVVLGVSGGIAAYKACALTSKLVQRGAIVKVIMTDHATQFVSPLTFQALSRQPVYTDTFDEKDPEKIAHIDLADWSDLFILAPATANVIGKAANGIADDMLTTTLLATEATVYVAPAMNVHMYAHPAVQKNMQTLHDFGYQFIEPGEGFLACGYVGKGRLEEPESILDVIQEHLRTKESSSYFSDKHILVTAGPTRESIDPVRFFTNHSSGKMGYAIAETAAKLGASVTLISGPSNLAVPDGVRRIEVESARDMYHEVFRHYDKADIVIKAAAVADYRPKETFDQKMKKQNGSLVIELERTQDILKALGERKQEHQYLVGFAAETSNVMEYGREKLERKKLDAVVVNDVSQENAGFSADTNEAAFISKTGNQQKLPLTSKNKIAQQLFSLIEEDLKGGEQ, encoded by the coding sequence ATGTTAAAAGGAAAAAAGGTCGTTTTAGGAGTATCAGGAGGCATTGCCGCTTATAAGGCATGTGCACTGACAAGTAAGCTTGTCCAGAGAGGAGCCATCGTAAAGGTTATTATGACCGATCATGCGACTCAATTTGTCAGTCCCCTGACATTTCAGGCTTTATCCAGGCAGCCGGTTTATACGGACACCTTTGATGAAAAGGATCCGGAAAAAATTGCTCACATCGATCTGGCAGATTGGTCCGATCTATTTATTCTTGCTCCGGCAACAGCAAATGTGATCGGAAAAGCAGCAAATGGAATAGCAGATGATATGCTGACAACGACACTGCTTGCTACAGAAGCAACTGTGTATGTAGCTCCGGCGATGAATGTGCATATGTATGCCCATCCGGCTGTCCAGAAGAATATGCAAACCTTACATGATTTTGGTTACCAATTTATCGAGCCTGGCGAAGGTTTCCTTGCATGTGGTTATGTAGGAAAAGGGAGGCTGGAGGAACCTGAATCAATCCTTGATGTGATTCAGGAGCATTTAAGAACGAAAGAATCCTCTTCATATTTCAGTGACAAACATATTTTAGTTACAGCCGGCCCCACCCGGGAATCGATTGATCCTGTCCGATTCTTTACCAATCATTCATCCGGGAAAATGGGCTATGCGATTGCCGAAACGGCTGCAAAACTGGGCGCGAGCGTTACATTAATATCCGGACCATCCAACCTGGCAGTACCGGATGGAGTCAGACGGATTGAAGTTGAAAGTGCCCGGGACATGTATCATGAAGTATTCCGCCATTATGATAAGGCTGATATTGTTATCAAAGCAGCCGCGGTTGCAGATTACCGGCCTAAGGAAACTTTTGATCAAAAGATGAAAAAGCAGAACGGTTCGCTCGTCATTGAACTGGAGCGGACACAGGATATCTTAAAAGCCTTAGGGGAGAGAAAACAGGAGCATCAATATTTGGTTGGATTTGCTGCCGAAACGTCAAATGTGATGGAATATGGCAGGGAAAAGCTCGAAAGAAAAAAACTGGATGCTGTTGTGGTTAACGATGTCAGTCAGGAGAATGCAGGTTTTTCGGCTGATACAAATGAAGCAGCTTTTATTTCTAAGACAGGAAATCAGCAAAAGCTGCCACTAACCTCAAAAAACAAAATTGCTCAACAGCTATTTTCTCTAATTGAGGAGGACTTAAAGGGAGGAGAACAGTGA